The window CACTCCTACAAGGTCACCGTCCACGTCGAGGCACCCGTCGACGCGGACGCGGGTTGGGTGATGGACTTCGGAGACATCAAGCAGGCATTTCGTCCCATCGATGCACAACTCGACCATTACTACCTGAATGACATCGAAGGCTTGGAAAACCCCACCAGCGAGAACCTGGCCCGCTGGATCTGGGACCGGATGATCACCGAACTGCCCGCCCTGTCGGCGATCACTGTGCGCGAGACCTGCACCTCCGGCTGCACATACCGAGGCGAGTAGCAGCATGCACGACATCCAAAACGAGATCGACCCCCGCGGCATCGCCATCGACGAAGTAGGGATCAGCGGCCTGCGCTACCCCCTCACGTTCGACGACGGTCACACGCGCCAGCAAGGCATCGCCGACGTCAGCGTCACCGTCGGCCTGCAGGCCGACCGGCGCGGCACCCACATGAGCCGCATGATCGCCCTCGTCCACGAAGAGCTCGCCACCCTCGCTCCGCAGGAGCTGCCCATCGCCCTCAAACGCGGGCTCACCCTGCTGGACGCTCCCTCTTTGATCCTGACGCTGTCCCTGCCCATCGCCACGATGGTGGCCGCGCCCGCCAGTAAACGACAGTCGTGGCAGACCCACGACGTCACCATCACCGGCCGCATCACCCCGGACGGCTGCACCGTCACCACCGCGGTGACCACCGACGTGACGAGCCTGTGCCCGTGCTCCAAAGCCATCTCCGACTACGGCGCGCACAACCAGCGCAGTGAGATCACCCTGCAGGTCACCGGCACCGCCGACGGCCCCTATCCCCTGCCCGTCCACGAGATGGTCGATCTGCTGCGCGCTGCCGGCTCCGCCCCCGTCGTCCCCCTCATCAAGCGAGTCGACGAACGCGTCGTAACCATGCAGGCCTACGACCACCCCGTCTTCGTCGAAGACATCATCCGCGACATAAGCCTCACATGTCGCCAAAAGGGGATCGAGCACGCCGTTATGGCGAAAAACCTGGAAAGCATCCACAGTCACGACGCCATCGCGACCCTTCGCTACACCCCTGAGTAAATAACTGACCGGCCAGGAGTGGGCTGTTCTGTCCGCGCGCGCCACGCCTGGCCACCATCAGCACGGCGCTTGTCGGTGACGGCATCAACCTACGAGGCAGGCCGGCGACGGGAAGAGCGAACTGGCGCCCGCGGCACTGATGCGTCGCCGCTCAGCAGCCTCGTAGGGGACGTCACGAAGGCCCAGCAGCGCTGCCGCACGTTAACAGCGACGACCCGCATCCGCCGCGCCCCACGCGCCGACCTTCGGCACTTCAGACAGGAACTGACGCCTCCGGTTGTCAGTGCCGTGCGCTGTACTGTCTGCACGTTCGTTCCACCGCCCGTCCGGTCCGCCGCTGGAGCCGAGCGCAGTAATCCCCGCACCAAAGACAGAAAGTAGAACGTGAAGGTCCCCGCTCCCGCCGGCATCGCCACACTGATCGCCTACATCGCCACCATCCCGGCCGCCAACCTGGCCGTCACCCACTTCGGCGCCGTACCTGTTGGCCTGGGCTATGTGGCACCTGCCGGTGTCTACGTCGTGGGCCTAGCCCTCGTCCTGCGCGACCTCGCGCGTGAGGCAACAAGCCGAGGCGCCGTCGTCGCCGCCATAGCCATCGGCACTGTCCTGTCATACTTCCTGGCCGACCCCAGCCTCGCAATGGCCTCCGCTGCCGCCTTCGCTCTCGCAGAAAGCATGGACTTCGCCGTCTATGAGCCACTGCGCCAGCGAGGACTGCTCACAGCGATGCTCGCCTCAAACGCCGTCGGGCTCGTCGTCGACAGCCTTCTCTTCCTCAAACTCGCCTTCGACTCCCTTGACTACCTCCCGGGCCAGATCCTCGGCAAAACATGGATGACCCTCGCTGCCGTCGCCGCCCTGGCACTCCTACGCCGACGCAAGAGTGTTACCACCTAGGAGTCCCGGCGATCACGTGCGGAGCCAGATGATGTGGGCTGCTGCGGTGGCGGTGCCGAAAAAGGCGTGACCGGCTCGGCTGTCGGGCTTCCCCGCGATGATGCCGGATGCGCCGCAGCCACGGGGTAGGCATGACCAACGTCAGGAGGCCCAAGCGGCTCCGCGAAGTCTGCGACATCCCACTCGTACTCCTGAGCGGCGCTGAGTCGCTGTCCCTATGGCCGGGGCGCCGGCAGTCGTACGCAACCTGCTCGAGTTCCGCGCCCCGGTATCAGCGCAGGAGTTGGAGCAAACCGAGACCGACGGGGCAGGGGGTCGTGCTCGCGCATCGACTACCGCCGCAACCGCTGGCCGAACACGGCCAACCCCCACCTGTTGATCACGCAGACGGCCGTCGAGTTCGGCCCCGAAGGCAAACTCTGAGCCACCCGGGCTACCCGCAACCTCGCCGCCACCCTTGAAAGGCTCCGCGTCGAGCGCCAGATCGAAGAGGGTCTCACCCACGGCGCCGACCCACTGCACCTGGCGCTCGTCTTCGGTATCGATGAGAAGACCGCCATCCGCTACGCGGACTCGGCACGGGTGCTGCTGGAGAGCGCCGCTGAACAGCGCCTTCAATAAAATCCGATCGACCAGACACCCCACGAGGGAATCATGAGCGGGTGATGTCGATCGAATCAGCAGCCAGCGACCTGCAGGACCATGCCGCCCTCTGGAGCATGGGCGAAATCGACGCCGTCGATGTCGTCAGTGCCGCCTGTGACGCGCTCGTCGCCGGACTCGACAGCCCTGGACTTCGGGCCCTGGCTGCCTGCACACGCGCCGAGGCGGACTATGACGTACACGAATTGCTCCCAGAAGCGCTCCACGAACTCGGCCTCACCTTCTGTCCGTTCGCTAGTGATGCCGGCCAAGAAGTCGGCGTGCGAGCGCTCGCTCGCGCATGCTCGCCGGCGAGCTGACACCTCGGGAGTTCACCTTCCGGATTCACCAGCGTTACGGACATGAGCTGCCCCTGACTGAACGGCTCGCCGAACTCGATGACGAGTACGACACCCTCGAATACGGCGAAACAACAGCGGCACAGGTCGATGCGGAGGTCACGGCCGAAGCCCGCCACCTCGCAGCCCACCCCCGCGTTTCGACTGAACACACGGACACACCAGGCTGATACACGTGGGACGACCCGCAAGTTCCCGCTGAACAAGCTTCAGTTCCTCTGGATCCAAGGGCCTCCCAGCCCGGACTCCTATCTCCGTCTCCGGCCGAAAATTAGCAAGTCGTGTCGGAGGATGGCCCAAGCGTCCTGCCAGGAACACGTCTCCGGGCGCACTCAGGCACAGGGAACCCCGCTCTTCTTCGCACAGTGCTGGCACGCCAGGACGAACGCGATGACCACGCCCTGCGGGAACCGGCGGCCGCGTACGGCGTCTAATGCGGTTGAAGCCAGCAGATGACTCGCGGCCTTACGCGTGGATCTCCAGGTCACGGAACGACAGTTGGACCATCTCACGGTGCAACTGCGATGGCGTCCGAGGTGGACAAGACCACGGGCCCCGGGCCGAGGCAGCCCAGCGCGTCGCCTCGTCGGCGTAGGGCTGATTACAACGCAGCCGACCGCAGCAGGGACGCTGTGGGGCTGCAGCGCGAGCCAGGCCTCGGGCTTCGCTGTCGCAGGGGGCTATGCACAACGGCGTTACCCGCATCTCTGATCGCTTGCAAAGCAACAGTTCAGCCTCGTGGCGGGCGAGTTCGGCCAAGTCGCGGGTTTACTGCTCGTCCGGTTCACGAGCCGGGCGGTGCGCCGCTACACTGCGTGCGCAAGACACCAGGTAGGCGGCCGGGAGAGGCCTGTTCTCGAGGGGGCCATCACGTACCCGGGCCGACATGCCTTATCCCCGCTAAGTCGTCTGCGATGACTGGTAAGCCGGGGGATTCATGAGTTCTTTGAGTCGACGCATCGACCTTAGGCGGCAGGCTGTTTCGCTGCGGCTCGAGTACATGCGGCGCCGACGGTCCGCGCGGGATCCGCAGGCGCCTGCGGATCGGTTGCTGCGGGACGGGCTGGTGGTAGTTCCTGATTTCTTCGACTCGGCGCAGACGGCTGCAATGCGGGAAGCAATCCCCGCCCTCGAGGAATGTCAGCTCTCCCCCGAGGGGACTCTGACTCGCTTCTTCTCCGATGCGGCCCGTATAGGGGAACTGGGCGCCTTCTTCGCCTGTGATCTCGTCACCGACACCATGCGCATTGTTCTCGGGCCTACGGCGGTGATGCACCGCTCTACGGTGCAGTACCGGACCGTGAAAGGTCACACTGGCGCTTTCGAGCACTTCTTCCACATGGACACCTGGCGCCCGCGTTACAAAGCCTTCCTGTATCTCGTGGACGTGACGAACGACAACGGACCCTTCACCTACATCCCGCGAACACACTACGGAAGGTGGCGCGGGCGTTATGACCGTGACATCGCCCGGGTGTTCCAAGCCGGTGCGGACGGGTACATCCACGACGATGCGTCCGCCTACGTCGGCTGTCTGTGGCCGCACGAGCAGGCGGCTTTGTGTGCGCGTCTGCGCACCCGGCCCCGCACCGTCACGGGGAAGGCGGGAACGCTGATTCTGTTCGACGCCCGAGGTCTGCACTGCATCCGCCCGCTGGTGCGCACACCTCGGATCATCCTCTCCAGTTACTGGATCCGTCAGGGGCAGCACACATGAGTCGGACCGCGGCGGCCGGTTTCACTCTTGCCGGTGAACTCGACCTTGCAGTGCACAACTTCACACCGTCGGGGGCGGCGCGCGGGCGCTCGGTGTATCTGCAGGGGCAACTGCACGCCAACGAGAGCGCAGCGATGCTCGTGCTGCACGAGGTGGTGCGCGCTCTGCGGGCCAGGCCGCCGGCCAATCGGGTGCGTGTGGTGCCCAATGCCAATCCGGTCGGCTGGAGGCGCTATCTGGCTTCCGGTTCGACCGGCGACGGCCGGATCTCTGCGGGTGGTACGAACTGGAACCGTATGTTCGGCGATCCCCGACAGCAGGGCGGCAGCGCCGATGCGGTGCTGGCGTCGGCGCTGTGGGAGCTCTCGCACCCTTACGATGTGGTCATCGACGTGCACACCCCCGAGTTCGGCTGGCCTCATCTGTATGCGCCTTCCGCCGATCGTCGTCTGGTCACGCTGGACGACATTCCTCATGTGCTGTACGGCGCTCCGCAGTCGGGGCCTTTCGATGAAGCTCACTTGCGACTGCGGGCTGGCCAAGACAGTGCCGTGCATGTGGCGGTGACGCTGGAGATTCCCAGTCATGAGATTCCCACCGCCGCTTTGGTGGCTTCCTGGGCCGATCGGCTGCTCGATGAGATCGACGCCCAAGCCCGCCAGGCGCAAGCCCGTGGCATGCCGCAGCGCTGGGGCACCATGGCCGACGTGATTGCCCCGCTGTCGGGTGCCGTTACTCTGCACTGCCGTCCGGGGCAGCCGCTGGCTGCCGGGGCGCCAATCCTTTCGATCCACGGCCGCAAGGGCGAGAAAGAGACATTGCATGCGCCGTCGCACTGCATTCCGGTCTGCTTCCGCAGAGCCACAGTGATCGAAGCTGGATACTGGGCGTGCCGAATGATCGACTTGTATTCCGAACCTCCGAAGTGACCGGCCCAGAAATTGGAAAAT of the Streptomyces sp. NBC_01788 genome contains:
- the queD gene encoding 6-carboxytetrahydropterin synthase QueD — encoded protein: MEIFREFTFEAAHRLPRVPEGHKCARLHGHSYKVTVHVEAPVDADAGWVMDFGDIKQAFRPIDAQLDHYYLNDIEGLENPTSENLARWIWDRMITELPALSAITVRETCTSGCTYRGE
- a CDS encoding GTP cyclohydrolase I FolE2; protein product: MHDIQNEIDPRGIAIDEVGISGLRYPLTFDDGHTRQQGIADVSVTVGLQADRRGTHMSRMIALVHEELATLAPQELPIALKRGLTLLDAPSLILTLSLPIATMVAAPASKRQSWQTHDVTITGRITPDGCTVTTAVTTDVTSLCPCSKAISDYGAHNQRSEITLQVTGTADGPYPLPVHEMVDLLRAAGSAPVVPLIKRVDERVVTMQAYDHPVFVEDIIRDISLTCRQKGIEHAVMAKNLESIHSHDAIATLRYTPE
- a CDS encoding VUT family protein: MKVPAPAGIATLIAYIATIPAANLAVTHFGAVPVGLGYVAPAGVYVVGLALVLRDLAREATSRGAVVAAIAIGTVLSYFLADPSLAMASAAAFALAESMDFAVYEPLRQRGLLTAMLASNAVGLVVDSLLFLKLAFDSLDYLPGQILGKTWMTLAAVAALALLRRRKSVTT
- a CDS encoding phytanoyl-CoA dioxygenase family protein, producing the protein MSSLSRRIDLRRQAVSLRLEYMRRRRSARDPQAPADRLLRDGLVVVPDFFDSAQTAAMREAIPALEECQLSPEGTLTRFFSDAARIGELGAFFACDLVTDTMRIVLGPTAVMHRSTVQYRTVKGHTGAFEHFFHMDTWRPRYKAFLYLVDVTNDNGPFTYIPRTHYGRWRGRYDRDIARVFQAGADGYIHDDASAYVGCLWPHEQAALCARLRTRPRTVTGKAGTLILFDARGLHCIRPLVRTPRIILSSYWIRQGQHT
- a CDS encoding succinylglutamate desuccinylase/aspartoacylase domain-containing protein, with product MSRTAAAGFTLAGELDLAVHNFTPSGAARGRSVYLQGQLHANESAAMLVLHEVVRALRARPPANRVRVVPNANPVGWRRYLASGSTGDGRISAGGTNWNRMFGDPRQQGGSADAVLASALWELSHPYDVVIDVHTPEFGWPHLYAPSADRRLVTLDDIPHVLYGAPQSGPFDEAHLRLRAGQDSAVHVAVTLEIPSHEIPTAALVASWADRLLDEIDAQARQAQARGMPQRWGTMADVIAPLSGAVTLHCRPGQPLAAGAPILSIHGRKGEKETLHAPSHCIPVCFRRATVIEAGYWACRMIDLYSEPPK